A stretch of Corallococcus exiguus DNA encodes these proteins:
- the holA gene encoding DNA polymerase III subunit delta — translation MSADMDEVLAEVKGGKVWPLYLLWGEEFLVRKGADELVKTLVPDASMGLNLAVLDAASPREVAQELATLPLFPGRKVVLVRDPEFLAPKKGKGDALAKARDAWKAGKRKEGARRLLALAGRAGWGVDQLDPRVPGAPSVEQWKDELNVDLAEADLSFLQEAAAFCRDERISAPEGDASALLELLQKGVPPGHALVLAATDVDSRSPLLKFAQDKGRLFERKVAARHKDLDLSEISREFLAPFKKKLGPGALEGLKERIGGNIRLLQSELEKLAVYAEGPTIEAQHVALLVHHAREEEFFELTEALQKRELRDALSYAEDAMGQGTHALQLLGAVASIVRSLLENHAWLEKYAGGQPPRTGRDVEARILPKLEAELKATKRKTPNAWALAFGMQAAARYERRELLNALVACADADLALKSSASGKLVIERLLWTVCTRA, via the coding sequence ATGAGCGCGGACATGGACGAGGTGCTGGCGGAGGTGAAGGGCGGCAAGGTGTGGCCGCTGTACCTCCTGTGGGGCGAGGAGTTCCTGGTCAGGAAGGGCGCCGACGAGCTGGTGAAGACGCTGGTGCCGGACGCCTCCATGGGGCTGAACCTCGCGGTGCTGGACGCGGCCTCCCCGCGCGAGGTGGCGCAGGAGCTGGCCACGCTGCCGCTGTTCCCCGGGCGCAAGGTGGTGCTGGTGCGCGACCCGGAGTTCCTCGCGCCCAAGAAGGGCAAGGGCGACGCGCTGGCCAAGGCGCGCGACGCGTGGAAGGCGGGCAAGCGCAAGGAGGGCGCCCGGCGGCTCCTGGCGCTCGCGGGCCGCGCGGGCTGGGGCGTGGACCAATTGGACCCCCGCGTGCCCGGCGCGCCCTCGGTGGAGCAGTGGAAGGACGAGCTCAACGTGGACCTGGCGGAGGCGGACCTGTCCTTCCTCCAGGAGGCGGCGGCCTTCTGCCGTGACGAGCGCATCAGCGCCCCGGAAGGTGACGCGTCCGCGCTCCTGGAGCTGCTCCAGAAGGGCGTGCCGCCGGGGCACGCGCTGGTGCTCGCGGCCACGGACGTGGACTCGCGCAGCCCGCTGCTCAAGTTCGCGCAGGACAAGGGCCGCCTCTTCGAGCGCAAGGTGGCCGCGCGCCACAAGGACCTGGACCTCAGTGAAATCTCCAGGGAGTTCCTCGCCCCCTTCAAGAAGAAGCTGGGGCCGGGCGCGCTGGAGGGCCTGAAGGAGCGCATCGGCGGCAACATCCGGCTGCTCCAGTCGGAGCTGGAGAAGCTGGCCGTCTACGCGGAGGGGCCCACCATCGAAGCGCAGCACGTGGCGCTGCTGGTGCACCACGCGCGCGAGGAGGAGTTCTTCGAGCTGACGGAGGCGCTCCAGAAGCGCGAGCTGCGCGACGCGCTCTCCTACGCCGAGGACGCGATGGGGCAGGGCACGCACGCGCTGCAGCTGTTGGGCGCGGTGGCGTCCATTGTCCGCTCGCTCTTGGAGAACCACGCCTGGTTGGAGAAGTACGCGGGCGGCCAACCGCCGCGCACCGGCCGCGACGTGGAGGCGCGCATCCTCCCCAAGCTGGAGGCCGAGCTGAAGGCCACCAAGCGCAAGACGCCCAACGCGTGGGCGCTCGCGTTCGGCATGCAGGCCGCCGCCCGCTACGAGCGCCGCGAGCTGCTCAACGCCCTGGTGGCGTGCGCGGACGCGGACCTGGCCCTGAAGTCCTCCGCCAGCGGGAAGCTCGTCATCGAGCGGCTGTTGTGGACGGTGTGCACCCGCGCCTGA